In Methanomicrobium antiquum, one DNA window encodes the following:
- a CDS encoding M12 family metallo-peptidase: MKLNKSMQAFCLLLVMALLGAMFVPAVSAAEEKNSDLLLQNSSEAIFEIIGNTTDLKTQVDPESKSTDILENKYGKLNIPSTVLKYDIVQFSKADVKTDKTNSLKVSIYGKEYDLILEKMNFEDIDDGIDSYSGYVKGLDDSIALFTFDESMDKSLIYGSIQLKDEIIFIEPVQNREYTMKTVMPLHIVYSSKDMEQPDESLIDMNKQKIMNLPTKVSGDQMIASDSTKSWKSVYVLVATDNEFYGLGSNWVSAAQSYMAQAAYQYQRSDIGVSLYIAKYDSSKKDTLSSSSRKFTDPLGLFKDTFSPNYLDGKNADIAIYLGGNDRSGNDAGVQGSSWGYSCYDNPEHPEWHDYCRYAWSQMVADSNAIDIFYDGSYHARLYCIIHEIGHIFDANHEGTGVPNQAYTWFTPGLKTTVMYSMYLGSGITTWEYSSPSYHGNSDCNNAGAINAVKQNIAGLV; encoded by the coding sequence ATGAAATTAAACAAAAGTATGCAGGCTTTTTGCCTGCTATTGGTAATGGCACTATTAGGAGCGATGTTTGTTCCGGCGGTTAGTGCTGCGGAAGAGAAAAATTCAGATTTGTTATTACAGAATTCTTCAGAAGCTATTTTTGAGATTATTGGAAATACAACTGATTTAAAAACACAAGTTGATCCTGAAAGTAAGAGTACGGACATTCTCGAAAATAAATATGGAAAATTGAACATTCCTTCTACTGTTCTTAAATACGATATTGTTCAGTTCAGCAAAGCAGATGTTAAAACAGACAAAACCAATTCTTTAAAAGTTTCAATATATGGCAAAGAATATGATCTGATCCTTGAAAAAATGAATTTTGAAGATATTGACGATGGAATTGATTCATATTCAGGATACGTAAAAGGACTGGATGATTCCATAGCATTGTTTACATTTGATGAAAGTATGGACAAATCTCTGATTTATGGATCAATTCAGCTTAAAGATGAAATTATATTCATAGAACCAGTTCAGAACAGGGAATATACAATGAAAACTGTAATGCCTCTTCATATTGTTTATTCCTCAAAAGATATGGAGCAGCCTGATGAATCTTTGATTGATATGAACAAACAAAAGATTATGAATCTTCCCACAAAAGTATCTGGCGATCAGATGATCGCCTCAGACTCAACTAAAAGCTGGAAATCAGTATATGTTCTAGTTGCGACAGATAATGAATTTTATGGTCTTGGATCAAATTGGGTATCTGCTGCACAAAGTTACATGGCTCAGGCAGCATATCAATACCAAAGGTCGGATATAGGTGTGTCCCTGTATATTGCCAAGTATGATTCATCAAAAAAAGACACTCTATCATCAAGTAGCAGAAAATTTACTGACCCCTTAGGATTATTCAAAGACACATTTTCACCAAATTACCTTGATGGTAAGAATGCAGATATTGCGATATACCTTGGAGGAAATGATAGAAGTGGAAATGATGCAGGAGTACAAGGCTCTTCATGGGGATATAGCTGTTATGATAACCCCGAACATCCAGAATGGCATGATTATTGCCGTTATGCATGGTCACAGATGGTAGCCGATTCCAATGCCATCGATATCTTTTATGATGGATCATATCATGCGAGATTGTATTGTATTATCCATGAAATAGGACATATCTTCGACGCTAATCACGAAGGCACAGGTGTTCCTAATCAGGCATATACATGGTTTACTCCTGGTCTCAAGACCACTGTCATGTATAGTATGTATCTGGGAAGTGGCATTACAACCTGGGAATATTCATCACCAAGTTACCATGGCAATTCAGATTGTAATAATGCAGGAGCCATTAACGCAGTCAAGCAAAATATAGCAGGTCTTGTTTAG
- a CDS encoding class I SAM-dependent methyltransferase → MNIKKLSEISKKPILYEKGNAFMWDDEHISKILLETHLNQDTDLASRKQPSIEKTVSWILEKLGRDNADILDLGCGPGLYCEIFAEKGHSVTGVDISKRSIEYAKEKASDKGLDITYINKNYLDISFDEKFDLIMMIFCDIDVLIPDERDKLLDIVFKALKPGGIFIFDTMNEKTAEIMKDGEKSWEVTDAGFWKNEPYLAMSESFYFPENKVFLNQHIIYSEPEDYRTYRFWTHYYDYSDLKPVLERAGFKGIASHKNILNQEDFYCSEAVTFYVGIK, encoded by the coding sequence ATGAATATAAAAAAACTCTCTGAAATATCAAAAAAACCAATACTATATGAAAAAGGAAATGCTTTCATGTGGGATGATGAGCATATCTCAAAAATCCTTCTTGAGACACACTTAAATCAGGACACTGATCTTGCAAGCCGAAAGCAACCTTCAATTGAAAAAACAGTCAGCTGGATTCTTGAAAAACTTGGAAGAGACAATGCGGACATTCTTGATCTGGGCTGCGGTCCAGGGCTTTACTGTGAAATTTTTGCAGAGAAAGGTCATAGTGTAACAGGCGTTGACATCTCAAAGCGTTCAATTGAGTATGCAAAAGAAAAAGCTTCTGATAAAGGTCTTGATATCACCTACATAAACAAAAATTACCTTGATATTAGTTTTGATGAAAAATTTGACCTGATTATGATGATATTCTGCGACATTGACGTTTTGATTCCGGATGAAAGAGACAAACTTCTGGATATTGTCTTTAAGGCATTAAAGCCCGGCGGAATTTTCATATTTGATACAATGAATGAAAAGACAGCTGAAATCATGAAAGACGGTGAAAAAAGCTGGGAGGTGACAGATGCAGGCTTTTGGAAAAACGAGCCATATCTGGCAATGTCTGAATCATTTTATTTCCCTGAAAATAAGGTCTTTTTAAACCAGCATATTATCTATTCAGAGCCGGAAGATTACAGGACATACAGGTTTTGGACGCATTATTATGATTATTCAGATTTAAAGCCGGTATTAGAAAGAGCCGGATTTAAAGGTATAGCATCTCATAAAAATATCCTGAACCAGGAGGATTTCTATTGCAGTGAGGCAGTTACGTTTTATGTAGGAATTAAGTGA
- a CDS encoding helix-turn-helix domain-containing protein, producing the protein MITKYPGIRNTDLRDELNLSKSAVTWHIKKIDNAGILSVLKSGKSGHYYIKSGLESFIIENLPDEIKENLEFEKANLT; encoded by the coding sequence TTGATTACAAAATACCCGGGGATAAGAAACACTGATCTTAGGGATGAACTAAACCTTTCAAAAAGTGCTGTGACATGGCATATTAAAAAAATAGATAATGCCGGAATTCTATCTGTGCTAAAATCAGGTAAATCAGGGCATTACTATATTAAATCAGGTCTTGAATCTTTTATCATTGAAAATCTTCCTGATGAAATAAAGGAAAATCTCGAATTTGAGAAAGCAAATCTGACTTAA
- a CDS encoding M12 family metallo-peptidase — protein MQTKVCMPAVKTKRGKKMKMKKGMRVLILSLLLVMALLGAMFVPAVSAAEENDKEYLSTPLIIFEGYTKQIDANQIKSDLKIDNTIEKYDLVSFDIPEIRNEIFKKGELPVCIEGKQYSMILNELLVNDKGVNPETHSYNGYLKGVDNSNIVLTISESVFLASIIINGEEYCIDSLSAKDPSGDKYHIEYMVKDIKIEGNYLYGIEDYLAHSTMSNDELKIRSEEAKIEEKEKATKSITYVRILVMTDAKWIYDEPDWQSKAQLIIAQANNQFGRSDIQLNLIATYDSSKASELAADAQNLVQNPLDTFRGHVDVNYLNSKSADIAVYLGGYDCTNPDWGVGATYGYDDSNAGKRRYAWVQMADDPSPYDPNIHDRTVATLHEIGHLFDADHQYLKPGQIQENYNRAYQWNSGSTTQSVVWAPILRSTSYEYSSNDYNGDYYHNNALRIYNTRNVVRDYYV, from the coding sequence TTGCAGACTAAAGTTTGTATGCCTGCTGTTAAAACGAAAAGAGGTAAAAAAATGAAAATGAAAAAAGGCATGCGGGTTTTGATTTTGAGCCTGCTATTGGTAATGGCACTATTAGGAGCGATGTTTGTTCCGGCGGTTAGTGCTGCGGAAGAGAACGACAAAGAATATTTATCAACTCCTTTGATTATTTTTGAAGGATATACAAAGCAGATAGATGCTAATCAAATAAAATCAGATTTAAAAATTGACAATACTATTGAGAAATATGATCTGGTATCATTTGATATTCCTGAAATTAGAAATGAAATTTTTAAAAAAGGGGAATTACCAGTTTGTATTGAAGGTAAGCAATATTCAATGATATTGAATGAATTACTTGTTAATGATAAAGGAGTGAATCCTGAAACACATTCATACAATGGTTATCTCAAAGGTGTTGATAATAGTAATATTGTTCTTACTATAAGTGAATCTGTATTTCTTGCAAGTATAATTATAAATGGAGAAGAATATTGCATTGATAGTTTATCTGCAAAAGATCCATCCGGAGATAAGTATCACATTGAATATATGGTAAAAGATATCAAAATCGAGGGAAATTACCTTTATGGTATTGAAGATTATCTCGCACATTCCACAATGTCTAATGATGAGTTGAAAATTAGAAGTGAAGAGGCTAAAATTGAGGAAAAAGAAAAGGCTACAAAAAGTATTACTTATGTAAGAATACTTGTTATGACAGATGCCAAATGGATTTATGATGAGCCAGACTGGCAATCTAAAGCTCAGCTTATAATTGCTCAGGCCAATAACCAGTTTGGAAGATCTGATATTCAATTAAATCTAATTGCCACATATGATTCATCTAAAGCAAGTGAACTTGCTGCTGATGCCCAGAATCTTGTACAAAATCCATTAGATACCTTCAGAGGCCATGTGGATGTAAATTATCTGAACTCAAAATCTGCAGATATTGCAGTATATCTTGGTGGCTATGACTGTACAAATCCAGATTGGGGCGTAGGGGCAACCTATGGATATGATGACAGTAATGCTGGAAAGAGGAGATACGCATGGGTACAGATGGCTGATGATCCTTCTCCTTATGATCCAAATATTCATGACAGGACTGTTGCAACTCTGCACGAAATAGGACACCTGTTTGATGCTGATCATCAATACCTAAAGCCAGGTCAAATTCAGGAAAATTATAACAGGGCATACCAGTGGAACTCAGGCTCAACAACACAGTCTGTTGTATGGGCACCAATTTTAAGAAGTACAAGTTATGAATATTCATCAAATGATTACAATGGGGATTATTACCATAACAATGCGCTGAGAATATATAATACCAGAAATGTTGTAAGAGATTATTATGTCTAA